The Nitrososphaerota archaeon genome has a segment encoding these proteins:
- the hisC gene encoding histidinol-phosphate transaminase, with protein MVKSIYNSANERFRGLQQVIHGGDIWNRRKPASQIIDFSSNVNPLSISHKVINSIKKNLWRITLYPDTKYLLLRRTIAEYLDIDKENVVVGNGSTEIIYLFCEAFLNKGDKVLIPRPTFGEYEIAAKRTGAKVGFFDLDSAFKVAPDKINYNSKIVFICNPNNPTSTLTPRRTIVEVLNRAKEQDVLVLVDESFIEFIPKPKDNTVVSLVREYPNLFVIRSFTKFFGLTGLRVGYGMGSKEIVDLLNRIKPPWSVNCLAEVAAVAALHDKGLIKIRHVIAEERRFLFENLGKIKGFRPVKPDANFILVDVSSSRLSALDIKQKLLQWNILIRECSSFGLPDHLRIAIRSRKENEELVRSLRKIIN; from the coding sequence ATTGTGAAATCCATTTACAACAGTGCAAATGAGCGTTTTAGGGGTTTGCAACAAGTTATACACGGTGGAGATATTTGGAACCGTCGAAAACCTGCTTCCCAGATCATCGACTTCAGTTCAAACGTAAATCCTTTAAGTATTTCGCACAAAGTAATCAACAGTATAAAGAAGAATTTATGGAGAATTACACTCTACCCAGATACTAAATATTTGCTGCTGCGACGTACTATTGCCGAATATCTTGATATAGACAAAGAAAATGTTGTCGTCGGAAATGGTTCAACGGAGATAATTTACCTTTTCTGCGAAGCTTTCCTCAATAAAGGTGACAAGGTTCTGATACCAAGGCCTACATTCGGGGAGTATGAGATCGCAGCAAAAAGGACTGGAGCGAAAGTAGGCTTTTTCGATTTGGATTCGGCGTTCAAGGTAGCACCCGACAAGATAAATTATAACAGCAAAATTGTCTTTATCTGCAATCCCAACAATCCTACTAGCACGCTTACGCCTAGACGAACTATCGTTGAAGTATTAAACCGAGCTAAAGAGCAGGATGTTCTGGTATTAGTCGATGAAAGTTTTATCGAGTTCATACCCAAACCAAAAGATAACACTGTAGTCAGTCTTGTTAGAGAGTATCCAAATCTATTTGTTATTAGGTCGTTTACTAAATTTTTCGGCTTGACAGGACTCAGAGTAGGATATGGTATGGGCTCCAAAGAGATCGTTGATCTGCTTAATAGGATAAAGCCACCTTGGAGTGTAAATTGCTTGGCAGAGGTAGCAGCTGTAGCAGCTTTACATGATAAAGGCCTGATCAAAATACGTCATGTTATAGCTGAAGAACGGAGATTTCTGTTCGAGAACTTGGGCAAAATTAAAGGATTCAGACCAGTAAAGCCTGATGCGAATTTCATACTTGTAGATGTTAGTTCAAGCAGACTTTCGGCATTAGACATCAAACAAAAACTTCTACAGTGGAACATTTTGATCAGAGAATGCAGTTCATTCGGGCTACCTGATCATCTACGCATAGCGATAAGAAGTAGAAAAGAAAACGAGGAGTTAGTAAGATCCCTAAGGAAAATCATAAACTGA
- a CDS encoding cobalamin biosynthesis protein, which produces MHELLILFLALGLDVILGEPPERFHPTVWMGKFSKKLSSSVQIGNPRKELIWGSFLAITVIALFSIGSILFIEISRLVFGSLAYIICSAIVLKTTFAIKSLRNHVSPILRAMQEGSTEEARMALQKVVRRDTKRLDEQQIISAAIETVAEGSVDGIVSPLFYFGAFGVSGAVAYRAVNTLDSIVGYRERRYEYVGKFPAKLDTVANFIPARFTAFLIIISALILGEDWRNAWRILKRDHGKTQSVNAGWPMAAVAGALNIQLEKPQCYILGDKKMLTTALHIARAFRITYVMTILFVLMMILPIIALNGVLN; this is translated from the coding sequence TTGCATGAACTTCTAATCTTATTTCTAGCTCTGGGATTAGATGTAATATTAGGTGAACCTCCAGAAAGGTTTCATCCAACTGTTTGGATGGGGAAATTTTCAAAAAAACTAAGCTCTTCAGTACAGATTGGGAATCCCAGAAAAGAACTCATTTGGGGCTCATTTCTTGCTATAACAGTAATAGCCCTATTTTCTATAGGATCAATATTATTTATTGAAATATCAAGACTCGTTTTTGGGTCTCTGGCCTATATCATATGCTCCGCAATAGTGCTCAAAACTACATTTGCCATAAAGTCGCTTAGAAACCATGTTTCACCAATCCTTCGCGCCATGCAAGAAGGATCTACGGAGGAGGCCAGAATGGCGTTGCAGAAGGTGGTCAGGAGGGATACTAAAAGACTTGATGAGCAACAGATAATTTCTGCAGCGATTGAAACTGTGGCAGAGGGTTCAGTAGATGGCATTGTGTCTCCATTATTCTACTTTGGAGCCTTCGGTGTGTCTGGAGCAGTCGCTTATAGGGCAGTGAATACGCTTGATTCAATAGTCGGGTACAGAGAACGAAGATATGAATATGTGGGGAAATTTCCAGCAAAGCTTGATACGGTAGCAAATTTCATACCGGCCCGCTTTACAGCATTTCTTATAATAATTTCAGCTTTGATTCTTGGTGAAGACTGGCGCAACGCTTGGAGAATTCTAAAGCGCGATCATGGAAAGACGCAGAGCGTCAATGCAGGTTGGCCCATGGCAGCCGTTGCAGGAGCTCTAAATATCCAGCTCGAAAAACCACAATGTTATATTCTGGGCGACAAAAAAATGCTGACGACTGCTTTGCATATAGCAAGGGCATTTAGGATAACATATGTTATGACAATACTCTTTGTATTAATGATGATATTACCAATAATAGCTTTAAACGGGGTTCTTAATTGA
- a CDS encoding cobyric acid synthase: MRCRIIMVQGTSSYCGKSLMVAALCRILSNAGYRVAPFKAQNMSLNSFATSDGKEIARAQAVQALAARIEPTADMNPILLKPKGNMISQVVLNGKPYMDISASNYYSDFARRVGIRSIKKSLERLKTDFEIIVIEGAGSPAEINLYDSEIANMKVADIADAPVILVGDIDRGGVFASIIGTLELLKPEHRRRINGFVINKFRGDLTILKPGLAQLQKITEKPVLGVVPFIEGLQLPNEDSVVLEDSGILLEPRIDIAVIHFPRISNFTDFEPFKMMPNVRIRYVKSEVELGEPDSIILPGTKNTLQDLLWLESSGLARKIVSMAKTKPIIGICGGYQMLGKRIIDEDGIEGEVKGEFKGLELLDVVTYFEKYKKVTERVLAESFAWTPIFGSFRSKITGYEIHMGRTIVNHDTRPAFKKLRIGENTVQMNDGAVSDNGLIIGTYLHGLFENAKARDSFVRFMMQRKDERHELKEKDSAQVWQESLDRLANIVENNLDMKKMFEILDLSS, translated from the coding sequence ATGAGGTGTCGCATCATCATGGTTCAGGGTACGTCATCATATTGCGGAAAAAGCTTGATGGTAGCAGCGCTCTGCAGAATTTTGTCTAATGCCGGTTATAGGGTTGCGCCTTTCAAGGCTCAAAACATGTCATTAAACTCATTCGCTACAAGTGACGGTAAAGAAATAGCTCGTGCACAGGCGGTGCAAGCACTTGCAGCACGAATAGAACCTACGGCTGACATGAATCCAATTCTACTAAAGCCCAAAGGGAACATGATCTCACAGGTTGTGCTAAATGGCAAGCCGTACATGGATATCAGCGCTTCAAACTACTATTCCGATTTTGCTCGCCGAGTAGGCATACGTTCTATAAAGAAATCGCTTGAGAGGCTGAAAACTGATTTTGAAATCATTGTAATTGAAGGAGCAGGAAGTCCTGCAGAGATTAATCTTTATGATAGCGAGATAGCTAATATGAAAGTTGCAGATATTGCCGACGCTCCAGTAATTCTGGTTGGAGATATAGACAGGGGTGGGGTCTTTGCAAGCATTATAGGGACGCTTGAACTACTGAAACCTGAGCACAGAAGAAGAATCAATGGTTTTGTAATCAACAAGTTCAGAGGAGATTTGACAATTCTGAAGCCCGGTTTAGCCCAACTTCAGAAGATTACGGAGAAGCCTGTGCTCGGAGTCGTCCCATTTATTGAAGGACTGCAATTACCGAATGAGGATTCCGTTGTCCTTGAAGACTCGGGCATATTACTAGAACCTAGAATTGACATCGCGGTAATCCACTTCCCAAGAATTTCCAATTTTACGGACTTTGAGCCGTTCAAAATGATGCCCAATGTTAGAATAAGGTACGTTAAATCGGAAGTAGAATTAGGAGAACCAGATTCAATAATACTGCCGGGCACAAAAAATACTTTACAGGATCTACTCTGGCTAGAAAGTTCTGGCTTAGCAAGAAAAATTGTGAGCATGGCAAAGACCAAACCTATCATTGGTATCTGCGGCGGCTACCAAATGCTGGGAAAGCGCATCATAGACGAAGATGGCATAGAGGGGGAGGTCAAGGGAGAGTTCAAGGGTCTTGAGCTTTTGGATGTCGTAACATATTTTGAAAAATACAAAAAGGTGACTGAACGCGTCTTAGCAGAGAGTTTTGCTTGGACACCCATTTTTGGTTCGTTTAGAAGCAAAATTACGGGTTATGAAATACACATGGGTAGAACCATCGTCAATCATGATACAAGGCCAGCCTTCAAAAAGTTACGTATAGGCGAGAATACCGTACAAATGAATGATGGAGCTGTGAGCGACAACGGTTTGATCATAGGAACGTATTTGCATGGCTTGTTTGAAAATGCTAAGGCAAGAGATTCGTTCGTCAGATTCATGATGCAAAGAAAGGATGAAAGGCATGAACTAAAGGAAAAAGATTCCGCCCAAGTTTGGCAGGAGAGTCTAGACAGACTAGCAAACATCGTTGAAAACAATCTTGATATGAAAAAGATGTTCGAGATTCTTGATTTGTCAAGTTGA